DNA from Cyanobacteria bacterium FACHB-DQ100:
GGGACGGTTGGGGATGGGAAGTAGGGAGAACAGAAATTAGTATTCCTGCTCCCTACTTCCCACGCTCATCTCTAGCTATTCCAAACGTCTGCGGTTTCCGCTTCAGCTTGGGGTGCGATCGCAGCTTTGGTTGTACCAGTCAAGTTCAGCTTCACCACCGCAGGCTTCACCGCTTGGTAGCGTGGCAGCGTCAGCGTCAGAATACCGTCAACGAATTCAGCTTTGACTTGATCGTTCTGCACAGCAGCAGGTAGCGTGATCACGCGGTGGAACTTGCCGTAGCGGAACTCAGAGCGGAATCCTTTCGTGTCGGTTTGCTCAAACTTGCGCTCACCGGAAATCGAGATCGCATCGCGTCCGACTTGCACTTCAACATCTTCTGCCTTGATACCAGGGAGTTGAACGCGAACGGTGAAGGCATCATCGCTGCTATTGAACTCGATCGCAGGTGTCCAGGTTGCTTCGCGAGTTGGCATCAATTCGTTGAAGAGTTGATTGAATTGACGACGAGCTAGTTCCATTTCTTGCCAAGGTTGCAAACGAGTAGAAGTCATCATGGTCATTGTTTAAGAGAGAGGAGTTAAGTCTTGGGCTTTGTTCGTCCGCCCTTGATGTTTCTACTGTAAGAAGAATGGAGGGCGATCGCACTGAGGCAACCCGTAATCGTGCGGGTGTAGTTGCCGATGGGTGAAATGCGCTCTGTTTGGTGAGCCGATGACTCGTTTGGGTTTCCCGAAATTTAGCCTTAGCTTTGTAGGGTATGGTTGAGTTGCTGTTGGATCTGTTGAACTTCTGCTGAACTTCTGCGATCGGTAACCCAGCCAAAATTGCTGAAGCTCCATGAGGAATAAGCAGCCTAAACAAACACAACTAAGCAAAGTTGATAAATTCAGCAAATGAACAATCTTCGATTCACTCAGTCAACCCTTGATTGAAGCGATCGAACAATTTATTCTCCCGCTTGCATCACTTGATTCACAGTTAATTGCAATTCAGGAAGCTGAGCGGATTGAATTCGATCGTCGCCTCGCAGTACCGCCGCTTCATAAAATCCATCTACCAAAGTCAGTAAAGTAATTTGCGCTTCATCTGGATCAATAATCCAGTATTCTGCAATGCCTCGCGCTGCATATTCCGCGCTGCTTCGCAGATACCGCAAGGGTCACTTATATCGATAGTCACGATCGCGATTGGTTTTGCCCAGAGACACAATCTCGACCGTGATTGCAAGCGCGAACTCTTGCCCGTGCGCCGCTGACGACCAGTTCGTAATCTTTGTGGCTAATTTTCTGAAACGGCAGCAGCTTGAGAAACTCTGACAGCGAAAACAGCGCAATTCGGCTATTCCGAGTGCTTTCCGGTGGCATCTCAACCAAGACTCCATCCACTAACTCATAGCGCTGCTCTGTCCCGGCATCATACGCTAAATATTCGGCAAGTGTCATCCGCTTTGAAGCGAGAGTCATAGAATCGATCGCATACCTACGATCCGTATTTTACCTGGTTCATTTTCTTTCAGATCTGCGCTATACTACTCATAGTCGTTATGAGTTTGTAATAGAATTTTATGGCAAACCCAACTGTCGAAAATTTAGTGATCATTGGGTCGGGTCCCGCTGGCTATACGGCAGCAATCTATGCAGGACGCGCCAACCTCAAGCCGCTTGTATTTGAAGGATTTCAGGCAGGAGGAATTCCCGGCGGACAACTCATGACCACGACCGAAGTTGAAAATTTTCCTGGTTTTCCACAAGGCATCACGGGGCCTCAGTTAATGACGCAGATGAAAGCGCAAGCTGAGCGTTGGGGTGCAGAGCTGGTGACAGAAGATGTGCTGTCGGTTGATTTTTCGCAGCGTCCATTTACGATTCGCTCTGAAACTCAAGAAGTTAAAGCACATAGCGTTGTCATTGCGACCGGAGCGACAGCAAAACGGTTGGGTTTACCGAATGAGCATGAATTCTGGAGCCGTGGCATTTCCGCCTGTGCGATTTGCGATGGTGCAACTCCGATTTTCCGGGGTGTGCCGCTGGTTGTAATTGGCGGTGGAGATACAGCCGCCGAAGAAGCAATCTATCTCACCAAGTACGGCGATCATGTGCATCTGCTGGTGCGGGGCGAAGCGATGAGAGCCTCGAAAGCGATGCAAGACCGCGTTTTGAGCAATCCTCGTATCACCGTTCACTGGAATTCTGAAGCGATCGATGTCGTCGGTGATGTCAAACATATGACCGGGGTGAGAATCCGCAACCGCAAGACCAACGAAGAAAGCACGATCGACGCGAAAGGTTTGTTTTATGCGATCGGGCATACACCGAACACTGCTCTATTCAAAGGTCAACTCGAACTGGATGAGATTGGTTACATCCAGACCAAGCATGGCGGCGTTGAAACCAGTTTAGAAGGTGTGTTTGCCGCAGGTGATGTGCAAGACCACGAATTTCGTCAGGCGATTACCGCAGCCGGAACCGGATGTATGGCGGCAATGCTGGCGGAACGTTGGCTCTCGGTGAATGGATTGGTGCAAGAGTTCCCTCGGATTCAAGCAGACGTGCCGAACGAAGAGAATACCGCTCACGCTCCCATAGAAACCGAAGTTATTGAGTTTAGCCTAGAATCGACGCGGCATCGGGGCGGTTTGGCGTTGCGGAAGCTGTATCACGAGAGCGATCGACCAATTTTGGTCAAATATGTCTCTCCGACTTGCGGGCCTTGCCACACGCTGAAGCCAATTCTCAACAAAGTTGTGGATGAGTTCGACGGTAAGATCCACTTCGTTGAAATTAACATTGAAGAAGATCAAGACATTGCCGAGGCAGCAGGGGTCATTGGAACGCCGACTGTGCATATCTTCAAGAACAAAGACAAGATTGCAGAACTCAAAGGCGTGAAGCAAAAGAGCCAGTATCGAGAAGTGCTCTCGGCTCATCTCTAAGCGATTTAGGTTTCGCTCTGTTCTGACCACAGCGGATGAGGAGAACTTGTCCGCTGTTTTTTATTGTCATACGTTTTTTATTGTCATACGATCGTCTGTCAATGCCACAATGCCTAGACTCGATCGAGGTGAAATCCGATGATTGCTCAAAACCGAGTTGACGAAATCATTCACACGCTCAAGCAAGATCTACCCACTTTGTTTGAGAAGGATATTACCTACGACATCTATAGTTCAGATATCTTCTTCAAAGATCCGGTCAATACCTTTAAGTGGAAGTTTAACTATCGCATTATCTTTTGGACATTGCGCTTTCACGGCAAACTGTTTTTCACTGAGCTATTTTTCGATCTGCATCAGGTCTACCCCAAAGATGAATCGACTATCTTGGCGGATTGGACAGTTCGCGGAACGCTGAGAGTCCCTTGGAAGGCGCGACTTTTGTTTAACGGCACTTCCACTTACAGCCTTAACGCAGATGGACTGATTTATAGGCATATCGACACTTGGGATCGACCTCCCAATGAAATTCTGAAACAGTTCTTTCAGAAGGGATAAGCGCTTACTCACCTCGACGACTCCTAGAGCGAACATAACGGAGTTTCGCTCTAGTTCCTTTAATCACAATGAATAGAATCACCCCTGGAACCATGAGATGCAGCGCTAAAACTAGAATCGTTGAAAAGAGAGTCTGGAAACTCAGCAGTGTAGTTCCAGTCAAGAGTGGCTCAAGCGATGCGTAGATGATATACCCACAGAGACCTAAAATGGGTAGCCCGATCGCGACCCAACTCATCACAATGATGCCCCAGGGCATCCGACCGTGGCTCAGACCCCGATACATCCGTCCTTCTACCGCCACTTCTCCCATCGGCGTAAATCCAGAGGGAATCTGCTCTACGTCAAAGTATTGGTTTGGCGGCGGAACTGAAATATTGCGTTTATCGCTCACCTCTGGATCGGCATCAAATTTTGAAAAATCGAACTCTGAACCGGAATCAGTGTTCTTGCTCATTGCAACACCCTTATGAAGAGAATGAGTGAGGCTTCAATCAACTAGACGGCGTTTCCTGATCGAAGGTTTCTCTGTTTTAATCCGATCGCGCATCAATTGCGATTTTAATCTTTAACCCAGAGTGCAAGTCCGCCTCCCCGTCCACGGGCTGCAATGAAGCGATCGCGAATCAGGAAAAACGCAAAAAAGGGAAGTTTCCCAATAGAAGTTTCTGAAAATGCTTGTTCCTTTTCGGCTCCACCCCGCACCGCTTGAGTATAAATGGGCCGATCTCCTAAGCAAACCTGGATCTGTGTAAACTCAAACGCCAGCAAATGCTTCTTCGGTTGAAATCGCGCAGGGCCGGAAAACTTCAAGGACAGCAGCCCGATTCGCGCTTGATTGCCAATTCGCTCGGCTCCAGACTCAGCGGTACTAAATGAGATTTGAGCTTTCGCAAGTTTAGGCACATAGTATCCTTTTTTCAGTTTGATTCCACCTTGGCGGATTTTGCGGGTTCCAGTGGCAAAACAAAGCCGCCACTGCCCCTGGAGTTGCGAAAACTGGTCATCGATTGATCGCTGCTTTGCCAATTTTTCAGCCTGCAAAAGCGCATCTACAACGCTCTCGGCTGCCGGACGGTTCGCTGTTGAGTTCTGGAATGCCAAAGCAGCCTGCTCTAAAACGGCAAGAAAATCGGGCGCGGTAGGGGTTGAGGAAGTCATGAGCGCTGAGCGAGACAATTAGAAGGATTATAGAAAATTTGACGATCGCCCTGCTGGCAGATCCAAAGAAGCAATTTTTCCCACCGCTCAAAGTGGGCGAATTTGTAAAGAAATGCCAAAATAATTGGATAGGTTTTTGTGGAACCCAATGGCATTTAATCCTGACAGTGCTAATTTTCTTCATACCGATGCTGAGGCAAGCGACGCAAACGCGCTGCTGCGTTACCTTCAGCATCAACCACCCGAAGTCCTAGAGCGGGTGGCACGATCGGCTAGTCCTCAAGTCAAGCAGATTGTCTCCCACAACGTGCAGGGGTTGGTCGGTGTTCTCCCCGGAGACGGCTTCAACGTCAAAATTACCACTGATCGCGAAAATCTTGCAGGACTACTCGCTTCCGCAATGCTGACCGGCTATTTCCTGCGTCAGATGGAGCAGCGGATGGAACTCGAAAACAATATTGGGGATCTCTAAGGAGAACTCTAAGCGCACCGATTTCTAATCAATGCGCCTCGGATTTAGCTTTTTTTCGGAAACGCGCCCGGACGTACCTGAACGGTCTGTGTGCTGTTTCCTCGCTTCACCTCGACTTGAAGTGGCGCTCCAATTTGGCTTGCTTCGACCTGTCTCTGAACATCGGAAGTGGTCTGAACTGAAGTGCCGTTAATTCTTTGGATAATATCGCCGGAACGTAATCCCCCTTGAGCTGCCGGAGAATTCTCTGCAATCCGCGCAATAAATACGCCTTGATCTTCTGTGACTTGCGCTCGACCGCCCGATTCTTTGTTCAGTTCCTCACGAATCGTCGCCGTTAAATCAATCATCTGAATCCCCAAGTAAGGATGATCGACACTGCCCTTAGTGAAAAGCTGTTCGGCAACTCGCTGAGCAGTTTCGATCGGAATCGCAAATCCCAACCCCTGAGCATCTGCCCGAATTGCCGTATTAATGCCAATCACTTCACCGCGATCGTTGAGCAACGGCCCACCCGAATTGCCGGGATTAATCGCGGCATCGGTTTGAATAAAGCTGACTCGTTTATCCGAAACGCCTACCTGACTGCTCGATCGACCCGTCGCGCTGATAATGCCAGCCGTGACTGTGTTATCGAGACCCAACGGATTTCCGATCGCGATCGCCCACTGCCCCGGAATCAAACTGGTCGATTTTCCGAGCGTTACGTTGGGTAGCCCTGCCGCATCAATTTTCACGGCTGCCACGTCGGTTACAGAATCCGTTC
Protein-coding regions in this window:
- a CDS encoding Hsp20/alpha crystallin family protein; this encodes MTSTRLQPWQEMELARRQFNQLFNELMPTREATWTPAIEFNSSDDAFTVRVQLPGIKAEDVEVQVGRDAISISGERKFEQTDTKGFRSEFRYGKFHRVITLPAAVQNDQVKAEFVDGILTLTLPRYQAVKPAVVKLNLTGTTKAAIAPQAEAETADVWNS
- the trxB gene encoding thioredoxin-disulfide reductase, which produces MANPTVENLVIIGSGPAGYTAAIYAGRANLKPLVFEGFQAGGIPGGQLMTTTEVENFPGFPQGITGPQLMTQMKAQAERWGAELVTEDVLSVDFSQRPFTIRSETQEVKAHSVVIATGATAKRLGLPNEHEFWSRGISACAICDGATPIFRGVPLVVIGGGDTAAEEAIYLTKYGDHVHLLVRGEAMRASKAMQDRVLSNPRITVHWNSEAIDVVGDVKHMTGVRIRNRKTNEESTIDAKGLFYAIGHTPNTALFKGQLELDEIGYIQTKHGGVETSLEGVFAAGDVQDHEFRQAITAAGTGCMAAMLAERWLSVNGLVQEFPRIQADVPNEENTAHAPIETEVIEFSLESTRHRGGLALRKLYHESDRPILVKYVSPTCGPCHTLKPILNKVVDEFDGKIHFVEINIEEDQDIAEAAGVIGTPTVHIFKNKDKIAELKGVKQKSQYREVLSAHL
- a CDS encoding DUF2358 domain-containing protein codes for the protein MIAQNRVDEIIHTLKQDLPTLFEKDITYDIYSSDIFFKDPVNTFKWKFNYRIIFWTLRFHGKLFFTELFFDLHQVYPKDESTILADWTVRGTLRVPWKARLLFNGTSTYSLNADGLIYRHIDTWDRPPNEILKQFFQKG
- a CDS encoding DUF760 domain-containing protein, with translation MAFNPDSANFLHTDAEASDANALLRYLQHQPPEVLERVARSASPQVKQIVSHNVQGLVGVLPGDGFNVKITTDRENLAGLLASAMLTGYFLRQMEQRMELENNIGDL
- a CDS encoding trypsin-like peptidase domain-containing protein, with product MVLSFRQVAIGASLLAVGGGAGLVANHYLSNRLQGQPFQVQSAPPSTILVSPDIAKNENFISTAVDRAGPAVVRINATRRVSSNVPEAFRNPVFKRFFGDQLPAPEDRVERGTGSGFLLTSDGRLLTNAHVVEGTDTVEVTLKDGRTFEGRVVGTDSVTDVAAVKIDAAGLPNVTLGKSTSLIPGQWAIAIGNPLGLDNTVTAGIISATGRSSSQVGVSDKRVSFIQTDAAINPGNSGGPLLNDRGEVIGINTAIRADAQGLGFAIPIETAQRVAEQLFTKGSVDHPYLGIQMIDLTATIREELNKESGGRAQVTEDQGVFIARIAENSPAAQGGLRSGDIIQRINGTSVQTTSDVQRQVEASQIGAPLQVEVKRGNSTQTVQVRPGAFPKKS